The proteins below are encoded in one region of Sphingobium yanoikuyae:
- a CDS encoding beta-galactosidase, translating into MPDIDRRTALTATGLAGLGLALPADALAQTANSLDARKPGLPLKSGHLHMGTSAGPQGRIGITNLYLTRDDRPWLPVMGEFHFTRFPSAYWEEELLKMKAAGVGIVASYVLWNHVELAPGRIDWTGDRDIGRFVRLCQKHGLLFFLRPGPWGHAEARFGGIPDWIAGSTRTRSNDPAYMAQVERFWRGLHDQLNGLMWKDGGPIVGMQVENEYNLAGPGQGREHIAALKALALGIGFDVPLYTVTGWDQTVYPKGEVVPVHGGYPDEPWSAKTVKLPPKENYLFRFDSRVSGDLGAQTRGGRRGDADSDMEDTPFLGAEYGGGVPVMYRRRPQLQPADVAAAVTTQVGSGVNLLGYYMFHGGANPMANGRMLEETQRSGGYNDCPAIGYDFQAPIGQYGEVNPVSAALRPLHYFLAEYGETLAPMTVHAPAVLPADKDDLKTLRWAVRAKGNSGFLFVNNHVRQYGTAAHPGTQFNVTLAGGTVRLPSRPVTIAPGDNFFWPIGMDLDGVRLDWATAQPVTRIADRDGPIHVMAACLPGPVELAFPAETKVDAPARSEGGRVIVQVPPSATRPVRVTGADGRSVRLLLIEREAAKRIWVGEIGGERRVVLSAADVLFGPNGLELRQRGEARFAWQILPGKAAMMTAKATGIAPLPFSQTREAGTAPPIEIGGPAKAAMQPLPEAHKAAAAFSFTIPRDVLAEGGDAFLEIDWRGDIGRLFDGPDMLDDAYWDGRVWRIGLKRFAARLGRPWTLTVMPLRADAPIYLDDAARAKLPAGEQVATLEVLRIVPEYRMEVKA; encoded by the coding sequence ATGCCCGATATCGACCGGCGCACGGCGCTGACTGCCACGGGCCTTGCCGGCCTGGGCCTCGCCCTTCCCGCTGATGCCCTTGCCCAGACGGCCAACAGCCTGGACGCGCGCAAGCCGGGCCTGCCGCTCAAGTCCGGCCATCTCCATATGGGCACCAGCGCCGGGCCGCAGGGGCGGATCGGCATCACCAATCTCTATCTGACCCGCGACGACCGGCCTTGGCTGCCGGTGATGGGCGAATTTCACTTCACCCGCTTCCCGAGCGCCTATTGGGAAGAGGAATTGCTGAAGATGAAGGCGGCCGGCGTCGGCATCGTCGCCTCCTATGTTCTCTGGAACCATGTCGAACTGGCGCCCGGCAGGATCGACTGGACCGGCGATCGCGACATCGGGCGCTTCGTGCGGCTCTGCCAGAAACATGGCCTGCTCTTCTTCCTGCGGCCCGGCCCCTGGGGCCATGCCGAAGCGCGCTTTGGCGGCATTCCCGACTGGATCGCCGGCAGCACCCGCACGCGCAGCAACGACCCCGCCTATATGGCACAGGTCGAGCGCTTCTGGCGCGGACTGCACGATCAGCTCAACGGGCTAATGTGGAAGGATGGCGGGCCGATCGTCGGCATGCAGGTCGAGAATGAATATAATCTGGCTGGCCCCGGCCAGGGCCGGGAGCATATCGCGGCGCTGAAGGCGCTGGCGCTGGGGATCGGCTTCGACGTGCCGCTCTATACCGTGACCGGATGGGACCAGACCGTCTATCCCAAGGGCGAGGTCGTGCCGGTGCATGGCGGCTATCCCGACGAGCCCTGGTCGGCGAAGACGGTGAAACTGCCGCCCAAGGAAAATTACCTGTTCCGCTTCGACAGCCGGGTGAGCGGCGACCTGGGCGCACAGACGCGCGGCGGGCGACGCGGCGACGCCGACAGCGACATGGAAGATACGCCCTTCCTGGGCGCGGAATATGGCGGCGGTGTGCCGGTCATGTATCGGCGGCGGCCGCAGTTGCAGCCGGCCGACGTGGCGGCGGCGGTGACGACGCAGGTCGGATCGGGCGTCAATCTGCTGGGCTATTATATGTTCCATGGCGGCGCCAACCCGATGGCGAACGGGCGCATGCTGGAGGAAACGCAGCGGTCGGGCGGTTATAATGACTGCCCGGCGATCGGCTATGATTTCCAGGCGCCGATCGGCCAATATGGCGAGGTCAATCCGGTCAGCGCGGCGCTGCGCCCGCTCCATTATTTCCTGGCCGAATATGGCGAGACGCTGGCGCCGATGACGGTGCATGCGCCGGCCGTGCTGCCGGCCGACAAGGATGACCTGAAGACGCTGCGCTGGGCGGTGCGGGCGAAGGGGAACAGCGGCTTCCTGTTCGTCAACAATCATGTCCGCCAATATGGCACGGCGGCGCATCCCGGCACGCAGTTCAATGTGACATTGGCCGGCGGCACGGTTCGCCTACCGAGCCGGCCGGTGACGATCGCGCCGGGCGACAATTTCTTCTGGCCGATCGGCATGGATCTGGACGGGGTGCGGCTCGACTGGGCGACGGCGCAGCCGGTGACGCGCATTGCCGACAGGGACGGGCCGATCCATGTGATGGCGGCCTGCCTGCCCGGCCCGGTAGAGTTGGCCTTTCCGGCGGAGACGAAGGTCGATGCGCCGGCACGCAGCGAAGGCGGGCGGGTGATCGTCCAGGTGCCGCCATCCGCGACGCGGCCGGTGCGGGTGACGGGCGCGGACGGGCGATCGGTGCGGTTGCTGCTGATCGAGCGGGAGGCGGCAAAGCGCATCTGGGTCGGCGAGATCGGTGGCGAGCGGCGCGTGGTGCTGAGCGCGGCGGATGTGCTGTTCGGGCCGAACGGGCTGGAACTGCGCCAGCGCGGCGAGGCGCGTTTCGCCTGGCAGATATTGCCCGGCAAGGCAGCGATGATGACGGCGAAGGCGACAGGCATCGCGCCCCTGCCCTTCAGCCAAACGCGCGAGGCGGGCACGGCGCCGCCGATCGAGATTGGCGGGCCGGCCAAGGCGGCGATGCAGCCCCTGCCCGAGGCGCACAAGGCGGCGGCGGCCTTTAGCTTCACCATTCCCAGGGATGTTCTGGCCGAGGGTGGCGACGCCTTTCTGGAGATTGACTGGCGCGGCGATATCGGCCGGCTGTTCGATGGCCCCGACATGCTGGACGATGCCTATTGGGACGGGCGGGTCTGGCGGATCGGACTCAAGCGCTTTGCCGCGAGGCTGGGGCGGCCCTGGACGCTGACGGTGATGCCGCTGCGCGCGGACGCGCCCATCTATCTGGACGATGCCGCGCGGGCCAAGCTGCCGGCGGGGGAACAGGTCGCGACGCTGGAGGTGCTGCGCATCGTCCCGGAATATCGCATGGAGGTGAAGGCATGA